AGTTTCAAGCGTTGCATTAACATAAAACTTGCCATCTCTGTTAACTATTTCGTAGGTAACTGGCTGTTTGCTGCCATTCCTGGACGTTTCTTTCTTCTCCCCATTATTACCTTTACGAGTAGAGGTGTGCCGGACTGGTTCTATAGCCGCCTCTAACCACTGCTGAGCATAAGAGAAACCAATATCAAAAAGGGTAACGGTATCACCATACTTCGCTCTTAAACTGGGAGTGCAAGTGATTGTCAAAGTATGCAGTAATAGATTGTACCTAACAAGCTGATTACCACTCTGATAGTTCTTTGACCCTATAAAGAATGAACGAGCAGAACGTTCTCTGCGCCAATCTTCCAGCCATTCCCACTTGCTTTGGTAGCCGTTCTCTTCTAGTCTGTACTGCTTTTCAAATAACTTGGACGAACCAAAGGTTACTTTAAACTGTCCTGTCGCTTTTGACTCAAATAGTCGTGAGATTTTAGCCTCAAGCTTGTTAATTTTCTGCCGCTTGAAATGAATCTTCTTTCTTAACTTTTTGGCAGTTGATTCTTGCCCAGACTTAACAGCTTTATCTAGCTTAAATTCTAGTTTCTTGATTGTTCTACGAACTGCTTTGATGCGGTCGTAGTTGTCATCAATATATAGGTCTACTAGCTCAGACTGAGAACTGTAGGTGGCAACGGCTTTGTTGTAAGCGTTCTTGGCTTCTGTATTGGATAAACCAAAACGCCTTTCTAACTCCTTGCAGATGAGCTTTTCTAGCTCGGATTCTAGGGAGTGTGTCTTGCCAATTCGATTACGCAAAGCAAAGGCAGTGCGAACAGCTTGTCCAAAAATAACTCCATATTCTTCTAGATAATCTAACGCTGTTTGGTTTTGAATATTTTTAGCTGCTGTTGTTTGAATGGTTACAATGGACAAGCTGACTCACCTCCTTCTCTTAATACTTTCTCTGCCTAATTATACACGCAGACTTCTGCAATTTCCGAAAGTTTCTCAAACTTTTTTGAAGATTGCAACTTCTGTCGAAATGTCCGGATTTCCTTAGGATTGCCTAAGTTTTACTGGTTCAGCACGCACCCGATCGCAATTTGTAAAGTTTTTTCAGAAAATTCTGACCTAGTCCAGGCTGTTCTTTAACCACTTTTTACCTCTAATGTCAAGATAAATCAGAAAACCTTCTCTTTTCATCGCGCAGGACAGCCACCATGATTTTTAGGCAAGCGTTGAGGTCCGGTGACAGTGGAGTTGTAGGCAGTGAGAACTATGTCACCTTTATCATTGAATACCCATCCTTGGGCAGGGACAACGGGACTTGAGATTTGAGATGTTGAGTTTTGGATTGAGGAAGCGCCTGAGAAAGCTTTCTGTTCTTGTCTTTGAGTACCCACGATTGGTGCCGATTCGACCAAACCCACCTGAGTTGCTTCTTGACTTTGGTCTTCGTTGGGGCTTGGGGGCAAACCACCACGTCCGGTGATAGTGAATTCGCTGCCAACACCTTGAATACAGGGATTTTGGGCAATTTGGTCATTAGGGTCTACAACATTGACTGGTAAATCAACCAAATTCTGGCTGGGGTTAAAGGGCTGATTGATTTCTACCACTCCTACTTCCCCAAAAGTTGAACTCACTGTGATATCGTTAAAAGGAGTCAGCCCTTCTCGAAATTCAATGCCGAAGATGCCAGTTGCGGTAAGATTGACACGACCACCGTCACCATAAGTAGCATTGGCAGTTATGTCACTACCTCCGAGTCTTGAGGGCAGCGCAACTAAAAATCGGGTGTCAATGTTGATATTCCCACCATCTCCAACCGCCCCCGCCTGACTTTCGGTACCTGCGTTGGTGGTGACTCGGCTGTCGCGACGCAATAACAATAAGTCTGATACTCTCAAGGTAATATTACCGCCTCTTTCCCTAGCGGTTTCAGCTGAAATCGTTCCCCGATCCAAAGTCAAAGAGTTAGCTTGCAAAGATATATCGCCCCCAGTTCCTGTTCCTCTGCTATTTACAGAGAGTTCTGCACCATCTCGAATCGTGACAGTTTGGGGGGAGCCAGTAATAAAAATGTTACCTCCTTTACCAGTAGAGCCAGCGTCCGTGCTAGCGAATATACCGATGTTCTCCCCAGCCAGAGTAAGACTGTTTTGAACTTGTAGAACGATATCACCCGCGGCTCCGTTGCCTCTAGTGGTAGAGAGCAACCGCCCACCTTCAATAATTTCAAATGTGTTGGCGGTAACAGTAATACTACCAGCATCATTTTGTCCCAAAGTACTAGTAGCCAAGAAAGCTCCATTTCTGAGAGTGAGGAAGGCTGTGCCGATCTTAATCTCACCTGCTTCTCCTGTGGCTCCTGATTCCACTATGCTAGATACACCACCGACACTGCGACCAAGATTTCCCTGGATAAATTCCCCTTCAAATACCACTGACTCGCTAGCATGAATCTTGACCCTACCAGCGTTTCCCTCTCCTAAAGTACTGGTAGTCAGGAAAGCTCCATTTCTGAGATTGAGGGAAGCTGTGTCGATCTCAATCTCGCCTGCATCCCCTGAAGCCCCTTTTGCCACTACACTTTCTACGCCACTCAAGAAACCACTGGGAGATTTTCCTTTTAACACCACTGACTCACTAGCATCAATAGTCACTTTTCCACCCCTACCGCCTCCAAAAGTGCTGGCAGCTAGTCTCGCCCCATCTTTTAAGGTAAGAGAGGCAGTCTGAATTTCAATCTTGCCCGCATCCTCCGAACCTTCTGTTACACTTAATACACTACTTAAGAAACCTGTGGGAGATTCTCCCTCAAGCACTACCGACTTACTGGCACGAATAGCTATCGTGCCTCCCTTGCCATCTCCCTGAGTACTGGCAGACAGCCTTGCCCCATCTTTCAGGCTGACAGAGGCAGTCTCAATTTTAATCCCACCTGCATTTCCTATGGCTCTAGGTTCCACAACGCTGAATACACCACTTTGGAAACCTGTGGGAGATTCTCCCTCAAGCACTACCGACTTACTGGCACGAATAGTTACCGTGCCTCCCTTACCATTTCCTTGAGCGCTGGCATACACTCTTGCCCCGTTTTTCAGGCTGACAGCAGTCGTCTCAATTTCAATCTCACCTGCATCTCCTGTGGCTCCAGGTTCCACAAAGCTGAATACACCACTTTGGAAACCTGTGGGAGATTCTCCCTCAAGCACTACTGACTCACTGGCACGAATAGTTACCGTGCCTCCCTTGCCATTTCCTTGAGTGCTAGCATACACTCTTGCTCCATCTTTCAGGCTGACAGAGGTCGTCTCAATTTTAATCCCACCTGCATCTCCTGTGGCTCCAGGTTCCACAACGCTGAATACACCACTTTGGAAACCTGTGGGAGATTCTCCCTCAAGCACTACCGACTCACTGGCACGAATAGTTACCGTGCCTCCCTTGCCATTTCCCTGAGTGCTGGCAGATAGTCTTGCTCCATCCTGACCTAACAATTGCCTAGTCTCTATCGTTACATTCCCTCCCTGCCCTAAGCCAAATACATTCGCTCTCACCAAGGAGTTTAAGAGCGTTAACTGCTCTGCTCGAATAAAGATGCCGCTTCCGTCTTGACTCCCCAGGGTATCGGCAAACATTCCAGATTCGTTGCTAAGCGTCACGTTTCTACCTTGCACCTGGATACTGCCGCCGCCATTGCCACTGGTACTAATAAAAGCTCCCTGCGAAAGTTGAATATCCTGGAAATCTTTGACACCCTCATAGCCCAAAACATAACCAGTTTTGGTTGACGTCAGCCTAACCAGACTGTTATCAGCAAAGCTTCCCATCTCAATCCGTCCATCGACTGCCGTTAAGTAACCAGCTTCGATGTTAACTACAGAACCGATCAGCCCTAATGTTTGACTATTTGGCACTTGAAGACCGACGATTTTACTAGTATTATCCCTGGCTCTGGATCGATTGATAATGCTCCCCAAGTTTTCTCTCATTCGCAAACCAACCGGAATATTCACTGTTAACAGTGGTGGCGCTTGCGGATTCGTAGCGCCAAACTCAAACCCATTATCAAACACTAGGCTCTCTGCCGTAGACGCCAAAAACGACCCCCCCACATCCAAACGGGCATTCGATCCAAAGACAATTCCATTAGGATTAATGAAAAATAGGTTTGCATTACCCAAAACACCCAATGTTCCTAGAATATTCGAGGCATTACTCCCAGTCACCCGACCCAAAATATTCCTAATTCCTCCAGGATTAGTAAAATAGGCTCCATTACTTTCACTAACATTGAATTGGCTGAAACTGTGGAACAGGTTTGCTCCCCGAATTGCTCCCCCATTAATCCGGTCAATAGGAATACCATTAAGATTATCTGGTACTATTATCGAACTTTCAGCGCCTAGAGTTCCATCTGGAACAATTTGCGCTTTCGCCGATTTGAGCGGAGCAAGAAAAGATAACAGAGCCAACACGAGATTCACCCCTAGGGCAAGGGGTAAGGTGTAACATAGGAGTAAGCGCTTGGGATATTGCATAATTAGGTACTTTTTTAGAAATCTTTTTAGAAAGGGTTAGCAATTACCGAGAAATAAAGACCATCTTCTTGCAACGTCCTGCCTCTATCTTCAATATCCGTCAATGGAATACCATAGTCAAGGCGAGCAGTCAGGCGATCGCCCATCTGCCACTGTAAACCCAATCCCAACCCCAGCAAGGTATTGGGGTCTGGATCGGAGTTACCAGAACTATTCCAACCGATACCAAAATCAACAAACGGCACCACCTGCAAAACCCCTTCCACGCTTTTTACCCGCAGTACTGGTAATTGCACTTCAGCAGAACCATAAAAGCCATTATCTGTCAAGAGTACATCCTGCCGATAACCTCGAACGCTACGCAAACCCCCCAACCCAAATTGCTCTAGAGGCACGAGAGCACGATTTGTCAGCTGGATATCAGAACGCACTACCAGCAAAGTTTGCGGTGCTAAAAGCCGCACATACTGTCCTTGTCCCCGCCAAGAGAAAAAACGAGTATCGGGAGGGTCATCGTTAACAGTAGCATTAAAGACATTTAAACCGAGACTAAATTGAGAACGAAAGACGAAAGCTTCTTGAGGGCTTCTCTGCCTGTATTCTTGAAAAAATCGCAAGGTTGATATACGAGTTTCTCCCTCTTCATTAGCACCAGCAGAGAGCGGAAAACCCACACCTAGCAGTTCAGATTTACTTTCCTGTCGTGATGCTGATAAACCCAAGGCAAATTCTCTGGTAGAAGATAGGATTAAAGGTTGGCGAAAGCCTAACTCGAAATAGCGTGAATTACCGATGATATCGATACGGTCAAAGGGCGGTTCAATAACTTCAGTATCCGTCAGTCCTGCCCCTAGGATAATTGTGCCATTGCGAGGATTCACAGGTATGGTGTAGCTGAAGTCAAAGGCGTTGCTACCATTAGTATTGACGTACTCTAAACCCAAGGCATCTCCAAAACCAAATAAGTTGGCTTGGTTAATGCGGACGCCGCGTCGTAAGCTACCAACACTAGGAGCACGACCATTATCTATAAAGAATTCTGTATTAAAGGAGTCTGCTTCTATGACCTTGACTGTCAGTAAACTCAATTCAGACCGCGACCCTGCAGACAATTCGGCAGATATATTTTGAATCAGGGGATCGAGTTGCAACAGTTGCAAGGCTTCCAACAGGCGTTTCTGATTTAAAGGTTTAGAGCTCAAGAGTGCCAATCGGCGACGCACGTAGTTCGAGTTCAGCCGTCGAGTACCTGTCACTTCAATTTTTTCTACCCCACCTTCAATAATCCGGATTTTAACGACAGATCCCTTTTTAGACAAAGTTTGACCTGCTGGAATAACTGCACCAGAATTAATATACCCCGCATCAGTATAGAGTTTAGTTACAGCCGTCTCAACTTCTAGCAGTTCGGCAAAGGTAAGCGATCGCTTGATGAATTTATCGGTAAATTTAGTTAACTCTTCATCACTAAATGCCGTATTCCCCTCAAACTCAAATTTAGTAACAGTAATATTTTTAGGAAGGTCAGAGCCTTCTGAAGACGAGGGCAATGTTCGAGATGGAAGCTCAAGGGAAGGTTTTGGTAATGGCTGCGGATTAGGATGATTCGTTGGCAAGTTAGTTCCTCGAACGGCAACGTTGTCAATTTTGTTAACAGGCTGTTCCTTGCTCTTGAAGTTAACAGTTAAGTGTAAACTGTCAGTGCTTTGGGAGCGATCGGGCGATATCTGAGCCAAGGCACTATCTTTGTGGAAGGTAATTAACACCCCCAAGATTCCCGAAATTTTTAGAGTTAGCATTAAACACCAGAAAGACCGACTCCAGACTTTCGCCATTTTTAATCATGTTAGGCAACCGCCCTAAATAATCAACAAAATAAATATTGTTTAGTTCTTA
This genomic interval from Scytonema hofmannii PCC 7110 contains the following:
- a CDS encoding IS200/IS605 family accessory protein TnpB-related protein, whose translation is MSIVTIQTTAAKNIQNQTALDYLEEYGVIFGQAVRTAFALRNRIGKTHSLESELEKLICKELERRFGLSNTEAKNAYNKAVATYSSQSELVDLYIDDNYDRIKAVRRTIKKLEFKLDKAVKSGQESTAKKLRKKIHFKRQKINKLEAKISRLFESKATGQFKVTFGSSKLFEKQYRLEENGYQSKWEWLEDWRRERSARSFFIGSKNYQSGNQLVRYNLLLHTLTITCTPSLRAKYGDTVTLFDIGFSYAQQWLEAAIEPVRHTSTRKGNNGEKKETSRNGSKQPVTYEIVNRDGKFYVNATLETVDPAVQTSLENGAVGIDFNPGSIDWTLIDRHGNLKRHGTIKINVQDKRSHQTKDIIGKAVAEVVSVALKYNVPIASEDLDFTQKKASMTEIGAKYARMLSNMAYSQFTQMIESRCIKSGVELIKVDAAYTSVIGVTKYMAAYGLNSGCAAALVIARRAQNRTERLPRHLDSYFNSPEDKLKSGAWKKVAKRINICGGFNRHRWYSLGIKKANPNRVLYSRLRQTKARCGRDTVQVLVTPHIRKNHRAMGSLKP
- a CDS encoding filamentous hemagglutinin N-terminal domain-containing protein, encoding MQYPKRLLLCYTLPLALGVNLVLALLSFLAPLKSAKAQIVPDGTLGAESSIIVPDNLNGIPIDRINGGAIRGANLFHSFSQFNVSESNGAYFTNPGGIRNILGRVTGSNASNILGTLGVLGNANLFFINPNGIVFGSNARLDVGGSFLASTAESLVFDNGFEFGATNPQAPPLLTVNIPVGLRMRENLGSIINRSRARDNTSKIVGLQVPNSQTLGLIGSVVNIEAGYLTAVDGRIEMGSFADNSLVRLTSTKTGYVLGYEGVKDFQDIQLSQGAFISTSGNGGGSIQVQGRNVTLSNESGMFADTLGSQDGSGIFIRAEQLTLLNSLVRANVFGLGQGGNVTIETRQLLGQDGARLSASTQGNGKGGTVTIRASESVVLEGESPTGFQSGVFSVVEPGATGDAGGIKIETTSVSLKDGARVYASTQGNGKGGTVTIRASESVVLEGESPTGFQSGVFSFVEPGATGDAGEIEIETTAVSLKNGARVYASAQGNGKGGTVTIRASKSVVLEGESPTGFQSGVFSVVEPRAIGNAGGIKIETASVSLKDGARLSASTQGDGKGGTIAIRASKSVVLEGESPTGFLSSVLSVTEGSEDAGKIEIQTASLTLKDGARLAASTFGGGRGGKVTIDASESVVLKGKSPSGFLSGVESVVAKGASGDAGEIEIDTASLNLRNGAFLTTSTLGEGNAGRVKIHASESVVFEGEFIQGNLGRSVGGVSSIVESGATGEAGEIKIGTAFLTLRNGAFLATSTLGQNDAGSITVTANTFEIIEGGRLLSTTRGNGAAGDIVLQVQNSLTLAGENIGIFASTDAGSTGKGGNIFITGSPQTVTIRDGAELSVNSRGTGTGGDISLQANSLTLDRGTISAETARERGGNITLRVSDLLLLRRDSRVTTNAGTESQAGAVGDGGNINIDTRFLVALPSRLGGSDITANATYGDGGRVNLTATGIFGIEFREGLTPFNDITVSSTFGEVGVVEINQPFNPSQNLVDLPVNVVDPNDQIAQNPCIQGVGSEFTITGRGGLPPSPNEDQSQEATQVGLVESAPIVGTQRQEQKAFSGASSIQNSTSQISSPVVPAQGWVFNDKGDIVLTAYNSTVTGPQRLPKNHGGCPAR
- a CDS encoding ShlB/FhaC/HecB family hemolysin secretion/activation protein; amino-acid sequence: MAKVWSRSFWCLMLTLKISGILGVLITFHKDSALAQISPDRSQSTDSLHLTVNFKSKEQPVNKIDNVAVRGTNLPTNHPNPQPLPKPSLELPSRTLPSSSEGSDLPKNITVTKFEFEGNTAFSDEELTKFTDKFIKRSLTFAELLEVETAVTKLYTDAGYINSGAVIPAGQTLSKKGSVVKIRIIEGGVEKIEVTGTRRLNSNYVRRRLALLSSKPLNQKRLLEALQLLQLDPLIQNISAELSAGSRSELSLLTVKVIEADSFNTEFFIDNGRAPSVGSLRRGVRINQANLFGFGDALGLEYVNTNGSNAFDFSYTIPVNPRNGTIILGAGLTDTEVIEPPFDRIDIIGNSRYFELGFRQPLILSSTREFALGLSASRQESKSELLGVGFPLSAGANEEGETRISTLRFFQEYRQRSPQEAFVFRSQFSLGLNVFNATVNDDPPDTRFFSWRGQGQYVRLLAPQTLLVVRSDIQLTNRALVPLEQFGLGGLRSVRGYRQDVLLTDNGFYGSAEVQLPVLRVKSVEGVLQVVPFVDFGIGWNSSGNSDPDPNTLLGLGLGLQWQMGDRLTARLDYGIPLTDIEDRGRTLQEDGLYFSVIANPF